Proteins co-encoded in one Corylus avellana chromosome ca9, CavTom2PMs-1.0 genomic window:
- the LOC132191650 gene encoding thaumatin-like protein 1: METQALLCLTLAFLFFSGAHSITFTIKNNCPYTIWPGTLTGAGIPQLTSTGLELASGTSSALDVPANWSGRMWARTQCSNANGKFTCGTADCGSGQVACNGAGAIPPASLVEFTLNGSGGQDFYDVSLVDGFNLPVSITPQGAGCQSTSCPGNVNQVCPPELAVQGSDGSVIACKSACEALSQPQYCCTGDFSTPDRCPPTQYSKVFKDQCPQAYSYAYDDKTSTFTCPTGSNYLVTFCP; encoded by the exons ATGGAAACCCAAGCACTCCTCTGCCTTACCCTggcttttctcttcttctctg GGGCTCACTCAATCACGTTCACAATAAAAAACAACTGCCCCTACACAATATGGCCTGGAACCTTAACTGGCGCTGGCATCCCTCAATTAACATCTACTGGGTTAGAGCTTGCCTCCGGAACTTCATCAGCCCTTGACGTTCCTGCTAATTGGTCAGGCCGCATGTGGGCTCGAACCCAATGCTCCAACGCCAACGGCAAGTTCACTTGTGGCACGGCCGATTGTGGCTCTGGTCAAGTCGCATGCAACGGTGCGGGTGCAATCCCACCGGCCTCACTCGTAGAGTTCACTCTAAACGGCAGTGGCGGACAAGATTTCTACGATGTCAGTCTTGTTGATGGCTTTAACTTGCCTGTATCGATAACCCCACAAGGCGCTGGTTGTCAAAGCACAAGCTGTCCGGGGAATGTGAACCAAGTTTGCCCTCCGGAGCTGGCGGTGCAAGGGTCTGATGGCAGCGTAATCGCTTGCAAAAGTGCATGTGAGGCTTTGTCTCAGCCACAGTACTGTTGCACAGGAGATTTTAGTACCCCAGATAGGTGTCCGCCTACGCAGTATTCCAAGGTTTTCAAGGATCAGTGTCCTCAAGCATACAGCTATGCCTATGACGATAAAACTAGCACGTTTACATGCCCCACTGGTTCCAATTATCTCGTCACATTCTGTCCATGA
- the LOC132161717 gene encoding thaumatin-like protein 1: METQALLCLTLAFLFFSGAHSVTFTIKNNCPYKIWPGTLTGAGIPQLTTTGIELAAGTSSAIDVPANWSGRMWARTQCSIANGKFTCGTADCASGQVACNGAGAIPPASLVEFTLNGSGGQDFYDISLVDGFNLPVSITPQGSGCQSPSCPGNVNRVCPTELAVKGSDGSVIACKSACEALSQPQYCCTGDFSTPDKCPPTQYSKVFKNQCPQAYSYAYDDKTSTFTCPTGANYLVTFCP; encoded by the exons ATGGAAACCCAAGCACTTCTCTGCCTTACCCTggcttttctcttcttctctg GGGCTCACTCAGTCACATTcacaataaaaaacaattgCCCCTACAAAATATGGCCCGGAACCTTAACTGGTGCTGGAATTCCTCAATTAACAACAACCGGGATAGAGCTAGCCGCCGGAACTTCGTCAGCTATTGATGTTCCTGCGAACTGGTCAGGCCGCATGTGGGCTCGAACCCAATGCTCCATTGCCAACGGCAAGTTCACTTGTGGCACAGCCGATTGTGCCTCCGGTCAAGTCGCGTGCAACGGTGCGGGTGCAATCCCACCGGCCTCACTCGTAGAGTTCACTCTAAATGGCAGTGGCGGACAAGATTTCTATGATATCAGTCTCGTTGATGGCTTTAACTTGCCTGTATCGATAACCCCACAAGGCTCTGGTTGTCAAAGCCCAAGCTGTCCGGGAAATGTGAACCGAGTTTGCCCTACAGAGTTGGCGGTGAAAGGGTCTGATGGCAGCGTGATCGCTTGCAAAAGCGCATGTGAGGCTTTGTCTCAGCCGCAGTACTGTTGCACAGGAGATTTTAGTACCCCAGATAAGTGTCCGCCTACGCAGTATTCCAAGGTTTTCAAGAATCAGTGTCCTCAGGCATACAGCTATGCCTATGACGATAAAACTAGCACGTTTACATGCCCCACTGGTGCCAATTATCTTGTCACATTCTGTCCATAA
- the LOC132161887 gene encoding thaumatin-like protein 1b: MRTGILFGLITLAFLFIHGAHSTTITITNNCSYTIWPGDLTVNQKPQLSNTGFELASKASTSLDVPNPWTGRFWARTGCSTDGSGKFTCATADCGSGQVSCNGKSAAPPASLVEFDIALIDGQDFYDVSIVDGFNLPVSVAPQGGSGPCKSSSCPVDLNPTCPMALQVKASDGSVIGCKTACIAFNQPQYCCTGEYSSPETCPTTSYSQFFKERCPQAYSNPYDDQPSLFTCSGGPDYNIVFCP, translated from the exons ATGAGAACTGGGATACTCTTCGGCCTAATTACCTTAGCCTTTCTTTTCATCCATG GTGCTCACTCTACTACAATAACTATCACAAACAACTGTTCATACACCATATGGCCAGGAGACTTAACAGTGAATCAAAAACCTCAGTTATCAAACACTGGATTCGAGCTAGCATCCAAAGCATCTACATCACTTGATGTCCCAAATCCATGGACTGGCCGGTTCTGGGCCCGAACTGGATGCTCCACAGATGGCTCGGGAAAGTTCACTTGCGCTACTGCGGATTGTGGCTCTGGTCAAGTTTCATGCAACGGCAAGAGTGCAGCCCCACCGGCGTCTTTGGTAGAATTCGACATAGCATTGATTGATGGTCAAGATTTCTACGATGTAAGCATTGTAGATGGCTTCAACTTGCCTGTTTCAGTAGCCCCACAAGGCGGTTCCGGTCCATGCAAGAGCTCAAGCTGCCCTGTCGACCTAAACCCAACTTGTCCAATGGCACTACAAGTGAAAGCGTCAGATGGGAGCGTGATCGGTTGCAAGACCGCATGCATAGCGTTCAATCAGCCACAGTATTGCTGCACTGGCGAATATAGTAGCCCAGAAACATGCCCAACCACAAGCTACTCTCAGTTCTTCAAGGAACGGTGCCCACAGGCCTATAGTAACCCCTATGATGATCAGCCTAGCCTCTTTACGTGCTCCGGTGGACCTGACTATAATATCGTGTTCTGTCCATGA
- the LOC132192264 gene encoding thaumatin-like protein 1 — protein sequence MKGLKAIALFGLALAFCFLSCSDAVRITFTNNCPTTIWPGTLTSDRKPQLPTTGFELASKATRSIDVQAPWKGRFWARTRCSKNASGRFACETADCGSGQVACNGNGAAPPASLVEINIAAKGGQDFYDVSLVDGFNLPVAVATQGGTGDCKRSSCAANINAVCPAELQVKGSDGKVAACKSACAAFNQPKYCCTGSFNKPETCPPTNYSKIFKNQCPQAYSYAYDDKTSTFTCFNSPNYLITFCP from the exons ATGAAAGGCTTGAAAGCCATTGCACTCTTCGGCCTAGCTTTGGCCTTCTGTTTCCTATCCT GTTCTGATGCTGTTCGAATCACTTTCACCAACAACTGTCCAACAACTATTTGGCCAGGAACTCTAACCTCGGATCGGAAGCCTCAACTACCAACTACTGGATTTGAGCTGGCTTCTAAAGCAACTAGGTCAATTGATGTTCAAGCTCCATGGAAAGGCCGGTTTTGGGCCCGAACACGATGCTCTAAGAATGCCTCGGGAAGGTTCGCTTGTGAAACTGCTGATTGTGGCTCAGGCCAAGTTGCATGCAACGGCAACGGTGCAGCTCCGCCAGCGTCTTTGGTAGAAATCAACATAGCGGCAAAAGGTGGACAAGATTTCTACGATGTCAGCCTTGTAGACGGCTTTAACCTCCCTGTTGCAGTTGCCACACAAGGCGGGACTGGTGACTGCAAGCGCTCGAGCTGCGCGGCAAATATAAATGCGGTTTGTCCAGCTGAACTACAAGTGAAAGGATCTGATGGGAAAGTGGCTGCTTGCAAGAGCGCATGTGCAGCGttcaatcaaccaaaatatTGTTGCACTGGCTCTTTCAATAAACCAGAAACATGCCCACCCACAAATTATTCTAAGATCTTCAAGAACCAATGCCCACAAGCTTATAGCTATGCTTATGATGATAAAACCAGCACCTTTACGTGCTTCAATTCGCCTAACTACCTTATCACTTTTTGCCCTTAA
- the LOC132191582 gene encoding thaumatin-like protein 1 — protein sequence MANKALIHLLLLLLITGGHSDIIFKYENNCDYSVWLSASPSVDDADPESGPGTLEIFTMPDQWTGSIWVRTKCSVNDSNYFSCETGDCGSGTQDCQSPPPTYPVTLLNFDVKQPEVSYEVSLNHGHNVPVRIQPDGGSLVGGTGPCPVVDCIGDISNVCPSPLVAPNKDGLYVGCYSACDALKDPKYCCTGSFSGPAACQPNDYSKTFKQICNLAHTYPADNDPPTYKCSGAMSYNITFCPS from the exons ATGGCTAACAAAGCTCTCATCCACCTTCTTCTCTTGTTGCTCATTACAG GTGGACACTCTGATATAATCTTCAAGTACGAGAACAATTGCGATTATTCTGTATGGCTATCTGCCAGCCCCTCAGTCGACGATGCCGATCCTGAGAGTGGTCCGGGAACTTTAGAGATATTCACAATGCCGGATCAATGGACTGGGAGCATCTGGGTTAGGACCAAGTGCAGCGTCAATGactcaaattatttttcatgtgAAACCGGAGACTGTGGCTCCGGCACACAAGATTGCCAATCCCCACCACCCACTTACCCGGTGACCCTTCTCAATTTCGACGTCAAACAACCTGAGGTCTCCTATGAAGTGAGCTTAAACCACGGCCACAACGTCCCCGTCCGGATCCAACCAGACGGCGGGTCTCTTGTCGGCGGGACAGGACCATGTCCGGTCGTGGATTGTATTGGAGATATAAGCAACGTGTGTCCGAGTCCTCTAGTTGCCCCCAACAAGGATGGGTTGTATGTTGGATGTTATAGTGCGTGCGATGCCTTGAAGGATCCAAAATATTGTTGCACAGGAAGTTTTAGTGGCCCAGCGGCTTGCCAGCCTAACGACTACTCCAAGACCTTCAAGCAAATATGCAATTTAGCCCACACCTATCCAGCCGACAATGATCCTCCCACTTATAAATGTTCCGGGGCAATGAGTTACAACATTACCTTTTGTCCCTCCTAA
- the LOC132162661 gene encoding thaumatin-like protein 1, whose translation MANKALIINLLLLLLIAGGHSDIIFKYENNCNYTVWLSAGPSVGDADPGSGPGTLEIFTMPDEWTGSIWVRTKCSFNDSYYFSCETGDCGSGTQDCQSPPPTYPVTLLNFDIKTPAVSYEVSLNHGHNVPVRIQPDGGSLVGGRAPCPVVDCVEDISNVCPSPLVATNKDGWYVGCYSACDALKDPKYCCTGNFSSPAACQPNDYSKTFKQLCKLAHTYPRDNDPPTYKCSGATSYNITFCPF comes from the exons ATGGCTAACAAAGCTCTCATAATCAACCTTCTTCTCTTGTTGCTCATTGCAG GTGGACACTCTGATATAATCTTCAAGTACGAGAACAATTGCAATTACACTGTATGGCTATCTGCCGGGCCCTCAGTCGGCGATGCCGATCCTGGGAGTGGTCCTGGAACTTTAGAGATATTCACAATGCCGGATGAATGGACTGGGAGCATCTGGGTTAGGACCAAGTGCAGCTTCAATGACTCATATTACTTTTCATGTGAAACCGGAGACTGTGGGTCCGGCACACAAGATTGCCAATCCCCACCACCCACTTACCCGGTGACCCTTCTCAATTTCGACATTAAAACACCAGCGGTCTCCTATGAAGTGAGCTTGAACCACGGCCACAACGTCCCCGTTCGTATCCAACCGGACGGCGGGTCTCTCGTCGGCGGGAGGGCACCATGTCCGGTCGTGGATTGTGTTGAAGATATAAGCAACGTGTGTCCTAGTCCTCTAGTTGCCACGAACAAGGATGGGTGGTATGTTGGGTGTTACAGTGCGTGCGATGCGTTGAAGGATCCAAAATATTGTTGCACAGGAAATTTTAGTAGCCCAGCGGCTTGCCAGCCTAACGACTACTCCAAGACCTTCAAGCAATTATGCAAATTAGCCCACACCTATCCACGCGACAATGATCCTCCCACTTATAAATGTTCCGGGGCAACCAGTTACAACATTACCTTTTGTCCCTTCTAA
- the LOC132191585 gene encoding uncharacterized protein LOC132191585, translating into MVIDVGSWISCVGPGKTICRPITKVRSFLLFTIFILGADSDVYFYYENKCRYPVWLAARPSVGDADPERGDCGSGVKECQNPPPALPVTLLNFEIKLLVVSYEVSLNHGHNAPVRIEPDGS; encoded by the exons ATGGTAATTGATGTTGGATCATGGATCAGCTGTGTTGGGCCCGGTAAAACGATCTGCCGGCCCATCACTAAAGTTCGGTCATTTTTATTGTTCACCATATTTATACTCG GTGCAGACTCTGATGTATACTTCTACTACGAGAACAAATGCAGATACCCGGTATGGCTTGCCGCCAGGCCCTCAGTCGGCGATGCTGATCCTGAGCGTG GGGACTGTGGCTCTGGCGTCAAAGAGTGCCAAAACCCACCTCCCGCTTTACCTGTCACCCTCCTCAATTTCGAGATTAAACTACTTGTCGTCTCCTATGAAGTTAGCTTGAACCACGGCCACAACGCCCCCGTCCGGATCGAACCGGACGGCAGCTAG